One Lepus europaeus isolate LE1 chromosome 7, mLepTim1.pri, whole genome shotgun sequence DNA segment encodes these proteins:
- the TSPAN32 gene encoding LOW QUALITY PROTEIN: tetraspanin-32 (The sequence of the model RefSeq protein was modified relative to this genomic sequence to represent the inferred CDS: inserted 1 base in 1 codon) produces MSPGRRVRVAKCQMLATCFLVVLLALCVATFVTVTYFGAHMAVIHQASPGRNPYEESHRWAFYLGTGLAGILATGAVLSAAATVREAQGLMAVGFLCFAMAFCALVQVVLWRLYHPIQVEEAALDTFDLVYDRALRTASGAWQRELAAIQDTFLCCGKRSPFSFLGHTGANQCHGAGAPREDCLEGIRSFLRTQHKVDLALLSTALALTVHALLLSSFXWFAIRTCRGLHRRGKYTLTPRQPPPESVLPLQSGL; encoded by the exons ATGAGCCCTGGCCGCAGAGTCAGAGTCGCCAAGTGCCAAATGCTGGCCACCTGCTTCCTTGTCGTG ctgctggCCTTGTGTGTGGCCACCTTCGTGACTGTCACCTACTTTGGGGCCCACATGGCCGTCATCCACCAGGCGTCCCCGGGGAGGAACCCCTACGAGGAATCGCACCGCTGGG CCTTCTACCTGGGGACCGGCCTGGCGGGAATCCTGGCCACGGGGGCCGTGCTGAGTGCCGCAGCCACGGTGAGGGAGGCCCAGGGCCTCATGGCCGTG ggattcCTGTGCTTTGCCATGGCCTTCTGCGCCCTGGTGCAGGTGGTCCTCTGGAGGCTCTACCATCCGATCCAG GTGGAGGAGGCCGCGCTGGACACCTTCGACCTGGTGTACGACCGGGCGCTGAGGACCGCGTCTGGCGCCTGGCAGCGGGAGCTGGCGGCCATCCAGGACACG TTCCTGTGCTGTGGGAAGAGGTCGCCTTTCAGCTTCCTGGGACACACAGGTGCCAACCAGTGTCACGGAGCCGGGGCACCGAGAGAG GACTGCCTAGAGGGCATCCGGAGCTTCCTGCGGACACAGCACAAGGTGGACCTCGCCCTGCTCAGCACCGCCCTGGCCCTCACG gtgcacGCCCTGCTGCTCTCCTCCT TCTGGTTCGCCATCCGCACGTGCCGCGGCCTGCACCGCAGAGGCAAATACACCCTGACGCCGCGGCAGCCCCCGCCGGAGTCGGTGCTACCCCTCCAGAGCGGCCTCTAG